One Candidatus Deferrimicrobiaceae bacterium genomic window carries:
- a CDS encoding amino acid ABC transporter permease: protein MLGQLDLSVIKPSLPFLWTGLKFSANLTLIAMSGGIVIGTLLAMARLGSSRPLSAAASAYVNLMRSIPLLMVILWFFLVIPLIIGKPIGAEYSALITFTAFEAAYYSEIMRAGIQSVAKGQVMAAYALGMTYGQSMALVVLPQALRNMLPVLLTQTIILFQDTSLVYAIGAKDLLKAADIAGKNYNRPVEMYLFSAVIYFALCYTLSSIVKRLQKKLAVVR from the coding sequence ATGCTGGGCCAGCTCGATCTCAGCGTTATCAAACCGAGCCTCCCGTTCCTCTGGACCGGCCTGAAGTTCAGCGCCAACCTCACCCTGATCGCGATGAGCGGGGGGATCGTGATCGGCACGCTTTTGGCCATGGCGCGGCTGGGAAGCAGCCGGCCCCTGTCCGCGGCCGCATCGGCGTACGTGAACCTCATGCGCTCCATCCCGCTGCTCATGGTGATCCTCTGGTTCTTCCTCGTGATCCCGCTGATCATCGGGAAACCGATCGGCGCGGAGTACTCCGCGCTCATCACCTTCACCGCCTTCGAGGCGGCCTACTACAGCGAGATCATGCGCGCCGGCATCCAGAGCGTGGCGAAGGGCCAGGTCATGGCGGCCTACGCCCTCGGCATGACCTACGGGCAGTCGATGGCCCTCGTGGTGCTTCCCCAGGCCTTACGGAACATGCTCCCCGTGCTCCTCACCCAGACGATCATCCTCTTCCAGGACACCTCCCTTGTGTACGCCATCGGCGCGAAGGACCTGCTCAAGGCCGCGGATATTGCGGGAAAGAACTACAACCGGCCCGTGGAGATGTACCTGTTCTCCGCGGTTATCTACTTCGCCCTCTGCTATACCCTGTCCTCGATCGTGAAGAGGCTGCAGAAAAAGCTCGCCGTTGTCCGTTGA